The Leptospira stimsonii genome includes the window CAATAAAAGATGCGCCGGAACGGACCTCGATCGTTACATCGTGGGACGTTTGAAATTTAGGATGATTCGAGATGTATAAAAGAATTTGGTCTAAAATTCCGAGTTGGGTTACGTCGGTGCCGACATGCCCGGAAGACAAAACATCCTTAGAAGAATTTTGCATCCAGAAATCAAGAGAATATGAGAATTCTTGAATAAAATGACGTTTCAGATAACGCAGATTTTTTATCCCGCTTAGGACGGCAGGAGATAACTTTTGAAATCTCCTGCCGTCCGGAATCGAAGTAAGTGGAGAAAGTTGAATGAGACAAAAGGGAAACAGACTCGGATAATCGGATACGGAAGGGGCTGTAAGAAGAATTTTATCTTCCGGAAACAATGATTCCAGTTCCGTAGCAGGAGGCTCCGGATTCGTTTTGATCGATTGGATCAACGATCTTAAGTAATCTATATGGCTGGATCTCATCATTTAATTTTTCCGTTTACACACTTTGCAAAAACCGATTCAACTTCTAACACACGAAAAAAAGCATTCAAATCAATATTCTTCTTCCGAACAATAGGAGCTTCGGATACGGGAGAAGAATACATCATCCTCTTCAATCAAACAAGGCGAGAACCTACGTCATCTGCCGCTCTTTTCAGAAGCATCCGAAAACGAATGTCCAAATGTTAGAATCTAAAATCGATATTAGAATATTTGAAATTAATTAAAAACAAATTAGGAATCCGCATTGGATTCGTTTGAGTAGGATATCTGAGAATGGAAGAAATTATATTCTAGTACAAAGCGACCAACGGAAACAAACAAGGCTTAAAAACTTGAATCAAAAAATACTGGACTTCTTGTAAGTTCTTAAGAAGTGAAATTGAGGGGTTCAAATGGTTTCGTTCTTCGGTTCACAATTTTTTAATTTGTAGTCGGCTATATCT containing:
- a CDS encoding LIC10173 family protein produces the protein MRSSHIDYLRSLIQSIKTNPEPPATELESLFPEDKILLTAPSVSDYPSLFPFCLIQLSPLTSIPDGRRFQKLSPAVLSGIKNLRYLKRHFIQEFSYSLDFWMQNSSKDVLSSGHVGTDVTQLGILDQILLYISNHPKFQTSHDVTIEVRSGASFIVLEPLENLGYYKLKVDIVFQDGLFETETVPTLAQGTFEIEEPTEIGILEEQ